From a region of the Myxococcota bacterium genome:
- a CDS encoding CoA ester lyase codes for MKSPRHFFAPKAIGAPQPAREIPVRPSRMIHFFDPSNPRMASKVPDIAKQVDILLGNLEDAIPTERKVDAREGLIKIARDVDFGATQLWTRVNSLDSPWVLDDLVRLVGEIGDKLDVIMVPKVEGPWDIHYVDQLLAQLEAKAGLTKPLLVHAILETALGVANVEEIVAASPRMQGLSLGPADLAASRRMKTTRVGGGHPGYLVRADPDPKNPEAVRVTAQQDLWHYTMARMVDACAATGALPFYGPFGAIDDPVACEDQFRNAFLMGCVGAWSLHPSQIEIAKRVFTPPPDEVLWAKRVLRAMPDGSGTLMLEGKMQDDATWKQCKVMVSLAELLAARDPELKKKYELDD; via the coding sequence ATGAAGAGCCCACGTCACTTCTTCGCCCCCAAGGCGATCGGCGCGCCCCAGCCCGCGCGCGAGATCCCGGTCCGGCCGTCGCGCATGATTCACTTCTTCGACCCCAGCAACCCGCGCATGGCGTCGAAGGTGCCCGACATCGCCAAGCAGGTGGACATCCTCTTGGGCAACCTCGAGGACGCGATCCCGACCGAGCGCAAGGTCGACGCGCGCGAGGGCCTGATCAAGATCGCGCGCGACGTCGACTTCGGCGCCACGCAGCTCTGGACGCGCGTCAACTCACTCGACAGCCCGTGGGTGCTCGACGACCTGGTGCGGCTGGTGGGCGAGATCGGCGACAAGCTCGACGTGATCATGGTGCCCAAGGTCGAGGGGCCCTGGGACATCCACTACGTGGACCAGCTGCTGGCGCAGCTCGAGGCGAAGGCCGGGCTGACCAAGCCCCTGCTCGTGCACGCGATCCTCGAGACGGCGCTGGGCGTGGCCAACGTGGAGGAAATCGTCGCGGCCAGCCCGCGCATGCAGGGCCTGTCACTCGGGCCGGCCGACCTCGCGGCCTCGCGGCGCATGAAGACCACGCGCGTGGGCGGCGGCCACCCGGGGTATCTCGTGCGCGCCGACCCCGATCCGAAGAACCCCGAGGCCGTGCGAGTCACCGCCCAGCAGGACTTGTGGCACTACACCATGGCGCGCATGGTCGACGCCTGCGCGGCCACCGGCGCGCTGCCCTTCTACGGCCCGTTCGGCGCGATCGACGACCCGGTCGCGTGCGAGGACCAGTTCCGCAACGCCTTCCTGATGGGCTGCGTGGGCGCGTGGTCGTTGCACCCTTCGCAGATCGAGATCGCCAAGCGCGTGTTCACGCCTCCGCCCGACGAGGTGCTGTGGGCCAAGCGCGTGCTGCGCGCCATGCCCGACGGCAGCGGCACGCTCATGCTCGAGGGCAAGATGCAGGACGACGCCACCTGGAAGCAGTGCAAGGTCATGGTGAGCCTGGCCGAGCTGCTGGCGGCG